A stretch of the Capra hircus breed San Clemente chromosome 10, ASM170441v1, whole genome shotgun sequence genome encodes the following:
- the SLTM gene encoding SAFB-like transcription modulator isoform X4, with protein MEANATVKEAEDDNISVTIQAEDAITLDFDGDDLLETGKNVKITDSEASKPKDGQDVIAQSPEKESKDYEMNANHKDGKKEDCVKGDPVEKEAREGSKKAESGDKEKDTLKKGPSSTGASGQAKSSSKESKDSKTSSKDEKGSTISASGSSGSSTKNIWVSGLSSNTKAADLKNLFGKYGKVLSAKVVTNARSPGAKCYGIVTMSSSTEVSRCIAHLHRTELHGQLISVEKVKGDPSKKELKKEIDEKSSSRSSGDKKNMSDRSSKTQASVKKEEKRLSEKTEKKEGKDTKKIEGKDEKNDNGSSGQTSESIKKSEEKKRISSKSPGHMVILDQTKGDHCRPSRRGRYEKIHGRSMEKERASLDKKRDKDYRRKDILPFEKMKEQRLREHLVRFERLRRAMELRRRREIAERERRERERIRIIREREERERLQRERERLEIERQKLERERMERERLERERIRIEQERRKEAERIAREREELRRQQQQLRYEQEKRNSLKRPRDVDHRRDDPYWSENKKLSLDTDARFGHGSDYSRQQNRFNDFDHRERGRFPESSSIQSSSFDRRERFVGQSEGKKPRPSARREDIGFERYPKNFSDSRRNEPPPPRNELRETDRRGERDERRTVIIHDRPDTTHPRHPREGGPNPSRPTSWKAEGGMSTDKRETRVERPERSGREVSGHSVRGAPPGTRSNASGYGNREGDRGVITDRGSGAQHYPEERHVVERHGRDTSGPRKEWHGPPSQGPGYHDTRRMGDGRTGAGMITQHTSNASPINRIVQISGNSMPRGSGSGFKPFKGGPPRRF; from the exons ATGGAAGCTAATGCGACTGTGAAAGAAGCTGAGGATGACAACATCTCGGTTACAATCCAGGCTGAAGATGCCATCACTCTGGATTTTGATGGTGATGACCTCCTAGAAACAggtaaaaatgtgaaaattacaGATTCTGAAGCAAGTAAGCCAAAAGATGGGCAGGACGTCATTGCACAGAGCCCGGAGAAGGAAAGCAAGGATTATGAGATGAATGCGAACCATAAAGATGGTAAGAAGGAAGACTGCGTGAAGGGTGATCCTGTCGAGAAGGAAGCCAGAGAAGGTTCTAAGAAAGCAGAATCTGGAGACAAAGAAAAGGATACTTTGAAGAAAGGGCCCTCGTCTACTGGGGCCTCTGGTCAAGCAAAGAG CTCTTCAAAGGAATCTAAAGACAGCAAGACATCATCCAAAGATGAAAAAg GAAGTACAATTAGTGCTAGTGGTAGCAGTGGAAGCTCAACTAAAAATATCTGGGTTAGTGGACTTTCCTCTAATACCAAAGCTGCTGATTTGAAGAACCTCTTTGGCAAATATGGAAAG GTTCTGAGTGCAAAGGTAGTCACAAATGCTCGAAGTCCTGGGGCCAAGTGCTATGGCATTGTAACTATGTCTTCAAGCACAGAGGTGTCCAGATGTATTGCACATCTTCATCGCACTGAGCTGCATGGACAGCTAATTTCTGTTGAAAAA GTTAAAGGTGATCCTTCtaagaaagaactaaagaaagaaattgaTGAAAAGAGTAGTTCAAGAAGTTCTGGAGACAAAAAAAATATGAGTGATAGAAGTAGCAA GACACAAGCCTCGgtcaaaaaagaagagaaaaggttgtctgagaaaactgaaaaaaaagaaggcaaggaTACTAAGAAAATAGAAGGTAAAGATGAGAAGAATGATAATGGATCAAGTGGCCAGACTTCAGAATCGattaaaaaaagtgaagaaaagaaaCGAATAA gttCAAAGAGTCCAGGACATATGGTAATACTAGACCAAACTAAAGGTGATCATTGTAGGCCATCAAGAAGAGGAAGATATGAGAAA ATTCATGGAAGAAGCATGGAAAAGGAGAGGGCTAGCTTAGATAAAAAAAGGGACAAAGACTACAGGAGGAAAGACATCTTGCCTTTTGAAAAGATGAAGGAACAAAGGTTGAGAGAACATTTAGTTCGTTTTGAAAGATTGCGGCGAGCAATGGAACTTCGAAG ACGAAGAGAGATTGCAGAAAGAGAGCGTCGAGAGCGAGAACGCATTAGAATAATTCGTGAACGGGAAGAACGGGAACGcttacagagggagagagagcgcCTAGAAATTGAAAGGCAaaaactagagagagagagaatggaacgCGAACGCTTGGAAAGGGAACGCATTCGTATTGAACAG GAACGTCGTAAGGAAGCTGAACGCATTGCTCGAGAACGAGAGGAACTGAGAAGGCAACAGCAGCAGCTTCGTTATGAACAAGAAAAAAGGAATTCTTTGAAACGCCCACGTGATGTAGATCATAG GCGGGATGATCCTTACTGGAGCGAGAATAAAAAGTTGTCTCTAGATACAGATGCACGATTCGGCCATGGATCTGACTACTCTCGGCAACAGAATAGATTTAATGACTTTGACCACCGAGAGAGGGGCAGGTTTCCTGAGAGTTCATCAATTCAGTCTTCATCTTTTGATAG GAGAGAACGTTTTGTTGgtcaaagtgaagggaaaaaaccACGTCCTTCTGCACGAAGAGAAGATATAGGTTTTGAAAGGTATCCCAAAAATTTCAGTGATTCCAGAAGAAACGAGCCTCCACCACCAAGAAACGAACTTCGAGAAACAGACAGACGAGGGGAACGAGATGAGAGGAGAACAGTGATCATTCATGACAGACCTGATACCACCCACCCTAGACATCCTCGAGAAGGAGGGCCCAATCCATCTAGACCAACCTCCTGGAAGGCTGAAGGAGGCATGTCCACTGACAAACGGGAAACAAG AGTTGAAAGGCCAGAACGATCTGGGAGAGAAGTATCAGGGCACAGTGTAAGAGGGGCTCCTCCTGGAACTCGCAGTAATGCCTCTGGCTATGGAaacagggagggagacagaggagtaATCACTGACCGAGGAAGTGGAGCACAG CACTATCCTGAAGAACGACATGTAGTGGAACGCCACGGACGGGACACAAGTGGACCAAGGAAAGAATGGCATGGTCCACCTTCCCAAGGGCCTGGCTACCATGATACAAGGCGAATGGGCGATGGCCGGACAGGAGCAGGCATGATAACGCAACATACGAG TAATGCATCCCCAATTAATAGAATTGTACAAATCAGTGGCAATTCCATGCCAAGAGGAAGTGGCTCTGGATTTAAGCCATTTAAGGGTGGACCTCCACGACGATTCTGA